The Bombus huntii isolate Logan2020A chromosome 11, iyBomHunt1.1, whole genome shotgun sequence genome includes a window with the following:
- the LOC126871492 gene encoding venom acid phosphatase Acph-1-like isoform X2 gives MSSFCQVTDKDFSLELVQVLFRHGDRTPREKEISPVDYHNISIYEPWGLAQLTNEGKMREYRIGTMLKERYGKFLGDVYHPSDVYAYSTDHDRTKMSLQLVLAGLYHPTPLQTWNQNLSWMPIPIYYMPEKIDNILKPDLSPLYMKTVDEVRNTEEILRKLLSYRDLFKLLSEKTGLNITTTYMAYELYNQLVAKQTMNHLLPEWYTEEVSKKLQDIVKIEYEIRSYTPLLKRLNGGVIIRRFIDNIRINEKRDRPRKIYLYSGHEVNVAAVVRALNLTEPEIPPYGSAIIFEKLKDLNNKVYIRMLFWNGVTDELKVYKISECDEICPIEKYLNIVNDLLPSDEEVNHKWDYLSKEELHKLYVETLNVN, from the exons GTTCATTTTGCCAAGTAACAGATAAGGACTTTAGCCTGGAATTGGTTCAAGTA TTATTTAGACATGGAGATAGGACACCgcgtgaaaaagaaatatcgcCAGTCGATTATCATAACATATCAATTTATGAACCGTGGGGTCTTGCTCAACTGACGAAC GAAGGAAAGATGAGAGAGTATCGGATCGGAACGATGTTAAAAGAACGTTATGGTAAATTTTTGGGAGATGTCTATCATCCCAGCGACGTTTATGCGTACAGTACGGATCACGACCGAACGAAAATGTCCCTTCAATTGGTGTTAGCTGGACTCTATCATCCAACTCCACTGCAAACGTGGAATCAAAATTTATCGTGGATGCCTATACCGATTTATTATATGCCAGAGAAAATCGATAATATTCTGAAACCCGATCTTTCCCCATT ATATATGAAAACTGTAGACGAAGTTAGAAATACGGAAGAGATTCTTCGAAAACTACTATCCTATAGAGATCTATTCAAGCTGCTTAGCGAAAAGACTGGTCTGAATATAACGACAACGTATATGGCATATGAACTATACAACCAACTTGTAGCAAAG CAAACCATGAATCATTTATTGCCAGAATGGTATACCGAAGAAGTTTCCAAAAAGCTACAAGATATCGTGAAGATAGAATACGAAATACGTTCCTACACGCCGCTTTTGAAACGATTGAACGGCGGTGTGATTATCAGAAGATTCATTGACAATATTCGAATAAACGAGAAACGCGATAGACCAAGAAAGATTTACTTGTATAGCGGACATGAAGTAAATGTCGCTGCTGTTGTGAGAGCGCTCAACTTAACCGAGCCTGAGATACCGCCTTATGGATCTGCgattatatttgagaaactgAAGGATCTAAATAACAAGGTCTACATCAGG atGCTATTCTGGAACGGAGTTACGGACGAATtgaaagtttataaaatttcagaaTGCGACGAAATTTGTccaattgaaaaatatttaaatatcgtaaatGACTTGCTTCCATCGGACGAGGAAGTTAACCACAAATGGGATTATCTATCGAAAGAAGAGTTACATAAACTATACGTCGAAACGCTTAATGTTAATTAA
- the LOC126871492 gene encoding venom acid phosphatase Acph-1-like isoform X1 → MSRIKLVLTVIILLVGSFCQVTDKDFSLELVQVLFRHGDRTPREKEISPVDYHNISIYEPWGLAQLTNEGKMREYRIGTMLKERYGKFLGDVYHPSDVYAYSTDHDRTKMSLQLVLAGLYHPTPLQTWNQNLSWMPIPIYYMPEKIDNILKPDLSPLYMKTVDEVRNTEEILRKLLSYRDLFKLLSEKTGLNITTTYMAYELYNQLVAKQTMNHLLPEWYTEEVSKKLQDIVKIEYEIRSYTPLLKRLNGGVIIRRFIDNIRINEKRDRPRKIYLYSGHEVNVAAVVRALNLTEPEIPPYGSAIIFEKLKDLNNKVYIRMLFWNGVTDELKVYKISECDEICPIEKYLNIVNDLLPSDEEVNHKWDYLSKEELHKLYVETLNVN, encoded by the exons ATGTCTCGAATAAAATTAGTCCTAACGGTAATTATTCTTCTGGTAGGTTCATTTTGCCAAGTAACAGATAAGGACTTTAGCCTGGAATTGGTTCAAGTA TTATTTAGACATGGAGATAGGACACCgcgtgaaaaagaaatatcgcCAGTCGATTATCATAACATATCAATTTATGAACCGTGGGGTCTTGCTCAACTGACGAAC GAAGGAAAGATGAGAGAGTATCGGATCGGAACGATGTTAAAAGAACGTTATGGTAAATTTTTGGGAGATGTCTATCATCCCAGCGACGTTTATGCGTACAGTACGGATCACGACCGAACGAAAATGTCCCTTCAATTGGTGTTAGCTGGACTCTATCATCCAACTCCACTGCAAACGTGGAATCAAAATTTATCGTGGATGCCTATACCGATTTATTATATGCCAGAGAAAATCGATAATATTCTGAAACCCGATCTTTCCCCATT ATATATGAAAACTGTAGACGAAGTTAGAAATACGGAAGAGATTCTTCGAAAACTACTATCCTATAGAGATCTATTCAAGCTGCTTAGCGAAAAGACTGGTCTGAATATAACGACAACGTATATGGCATATGAACTATACAACCAACTTGTAGCAAAG CAAACCATGAATCATTTATTGCCAGAATGGTATACCGAAGAAGTTTCCAAAAAGCTACAAGATATCGTGAAGATAGAATACGAAATACGTTCCTACACGCCGCTTTTGAAACGATTGAACGGCGGTGTGATTATCAGAAGATTCATTGACAATATTCGAATAAACGAGAAACGCGATAGACCAAGAAAGATTTACTTGTATAGCGGACATGAAGTAAATGTCGCTGCTGTTGTGAGAGCGCTCAACTTAACCGAGCCTGAGATACCGCCTTATGGATCTGCgattatatttgagaaactgAAGGATCTAAATAACAAGGTCTACATCAGG atGCTATTCTGGAACGGAGTTACGGACGAATtgaaagtttataaaatttcagaaTGCGACGAAATTTGTccaattgaaaaatatttaaatatcgtaaatGACTTGCTTCCATCGGACGAGGAAGTTAACCACAAATGGGATTATCTATCGAAAGAAGAGTTACATAAACTATACGTCGAAACGCTTAATGTTAATTAA